The nucleotide sequence TGGCAAAGGCACAAGTAAAAACCCAGCAGTTGCCCATTAAGGTAACTGTAGCAAAAGTGGCATTGTCAAAAACCGAAGGCAACCTGTCTTATAGCGGCACTATTGAGCCTTCTACCTCTATTCCGTTGAGCTTTTTGATGCCTGGGTTGGTCAAAGATATTTATGTAAAAGAAGGACAACGTGTAAGCAAAGGACAATTGCTTGCCCGCCTGAGCCAAGACAGTCAACAAAGTGGCTATGAGTTGGCACTTGCCAAACAAAAACATGCCGAGCACGCCTACCACAACCTGAAGCCAATGTATAAAAGTGGCAGCTTGCCCGAAATGAAATGGGTAGAGGTAAAAACTGGCTATGAGCAGGCAAACGCTGCGGTGGCACTTGCCAAAACCAATTTAAACAATGGTGACTTACACGCACCAGTGAGTGGGGTCATTGGCAGAAAAATGCTGGAACCTGGTATGACTGCTTTGCCAGGTACGCCTGTGATACAATTAGTACAACTTCATCAACTTTCGGTAAAAGTATCGGTGCCCGAAGGCGAAATAAGTCAGATAAAAACCGGGCAACAGGCTCAAATTAAAATATCGGCTTTGCAAGACAAGGTGTTTGCGGGTACAGTAACCGAAATAGGAGTGATGGCAAACGCCATTTCGCGCACTTATGATGTGAAAATAGCCATTGCCAATGTACAAAACGAAATAAAGCCTGGAATGATGTGCCAAGTATCGTTGGCGCAACGTCAGGCGGCCAAATTATTAGTACCCTATCAGGCAGTGTCGAACGATATAGAAGGAGAAACCTATGTGTATGTGGTCAATCGCCAGACAATGGAAGCCCAGAAGCAAGCCGTGAAGGTAGGGCTGTTTCGTCAAAACCAAATAGAAGTATTGGCAGGGCTGCAAACGGGACAGCAAGTAGTAGTAAGAGGAAAACATAAACTGACTGATCACGCGAAGGTAAGTGTTCAATAGTCTATAGTTGGTAGTTAGGAGTCGGGAGTCAATAGCTTCGACAGCCTCAAGTCCTTAGATACCGAAGCATATCGGTGCTTCAAGTTTGACGCTGCTCTATAAGCAACTTACTGAAATTTTTAGCCTTGCTTCGCGAACCATACAACAATAGAGCAATAAAGCCATTTTTAAGCAATGAAAGAAGATAATATAAACCCCCGCCGTAGAATGAACTTCATCGAGGCGGCAATGAAATAC is from Microscilla marina ATCC 23134 and encodes:
- a CDS encoding efflux RND transporter periplasmic adaptor subunit; this translates as MKNINTYVIALIAASLLGACSAKKQHTSLAKAQVKTQQLPIKVTVAKVALSKTEGNLSYSGTIEPSTSIPLSFLMPGLVKDIYVKEGQRVSKGQLLARLSQDSQQSGYELALAKQKHAEHAYHNLKPMYKSGSLPEMKWVEVKTGYEQANAAVALAKTNLNNGDLHAPVSGVIGRKMLEPGMTALPGTPVIQLVQLHQLSVKVSVPEGEISQIKTGQQAQIKISALQDKVFAGTVTEIGVMANAISRTYDVKIAIANVQNEIKPGMMCQVSLAQRQAAKLLVPYQAVSNDIEGETYVYVVNRQTMEAQKQAVKVGLFRQNQIEVLAGLQTGQQVVVRGKHKLTDHAKVSVQ